In a genomic window of Halobiforma lacisalsi AJ5:
- a CDS encoding DsrE family protein, translating into MHLGIVLETNDAERVWNAFRLANTALDDDHAVEVFLLGDGVDAPDLETEKFNPPGVMRKYVQNGGELFACGTCLDSRDLEADDLRPRSSMDDYLRIVEEADEVLTIG; encoded by the coding sequence ATGCACCTCGGAATCGTCCTCGAGACGAACGACGCCGAACGGGTCTGGAACGCCTTCCGACTGGCCAACACCGCGCTCGACGACGACCACGCCGTCGAGGTCTTCCTCCTCGGCGACGGGGTCGACGCGCCCGATCTCGAGACCGAGAAGTTCAACCCCCCGGGCGTGATGCGAAAGTACGTGCAAAACGGCGGTGAGCTGTTCGCCTGCGGCACCTGCCTCGATTCCCGGGATCTGGAGGCCGACGACCTCAGACCCCGGTCGTCGATGGACGACTACCTCCGGATCGTCGAGGAAGCCGACGAGGTCCTCACGATTGGCTGA
- a CDS encoding cupin domain-containing protein — protein MSDYTTVNYRDVDDRGGMHFLRDELDCENLGVTVLECDPGWEGKPHDHGDEGHEEVYVLTVGEATVTVEGDEIEMSEGDAVRIAPDATRKIHGGDTESRFVLMGAP, from the coding sequence ATGTCCGACTACACGACCGTCAACTACCGCGACGTCGACGACCGGGGCGGGATGCACTTCCTGCGCGACGAACTCGACTGCGAGAACCTGGGCGTGACCGTCCTCGAGTGCGACCCCGGCTGGGAGGGGAAGCCCCATGACCACGGCGACGAGGGTCACGAGGAAGTGTACGTCCTGACGGTGGGCGAAGCCACGGTCACCGTCGAGGGCGACGAGATCGAGATGAGCGAGGGCGACGCCGTCAGGATCGCTCCGGACGCGACGCGCAAGATCCACGGCGGCGATACCGAGAGCCGGTTCGTCCTGATGGGCGCGCCGTAG
- a CDS encoding LolA family protein, giving the protein MRRRQFLAAGAAGLAGCVAVPDADDSPSEDEPPSSEELLQEAIHTRVGLRSLEARRTMTMETPAETAERTDRIVQEPPGKQRLEVLESDDPDTPPGTVSVRSLSTTWEYYPDEGMVAKRHHPNRVVADRTRLVLEDLLEDYDLEYVGGTGDGDDEGDGDGDAGLDTVDGRPAHRIDATPETAEIERSIDLLVGETIYRIPLEETPVEDLEDVTVSRAIWIDDEHRYPVKECNAVRNADGEVLHRVTVTYEDLAIDAGLAPGTFSYEPPADAEVVEIGTEPEGVFDSVAAAEAAAPYDLPDPDVPDPYALDRVTVVDKGEEFGTTTTLWYVDPDRTERDLFLAVREQRRFDADVLEETDLEFEGNPVYRRDGRIESLFWDCGDLNYELSIPAGPEMEEDSLSEIAPSVGCS; this is encoded by the coding sequence ATGCGCCGTCGCCAGTTCCTCGCCGCGGGCGCGGCCGGACTCGCCGGTTGCGTCGCGGTCCCCGACGCCGACGACTCTCCCTCCGAGGACGAGCCCCCCTCGAGCGAGGAACTCCTCCAGGAGGCGATCCACACGCGGGTCGGCCTGCGGAGCCTCGAGGCGCGACGAACGATGACGATGGAGACGCCGGCCGAGACCGCCGAGCGGACGGACCGCATCGTCCAGGAGCCCCCCGGAAAGCAACGGCTCGAGGTGCTCGAATCCGACGACCCCGACACTCCGCCCGGGACGGTCTCGGTCAGGAGCCTGTCGACGACCTGGGAGTACTACCCGGACGAGGGGATGGTGGCCAAGCGCCATCACCCCAACCGGGTCGTCGCCGACCGGACGCGGCTGGTCCTGGAGGACCTGCTCGAGGACTACGACCTGGAGTACGTGGGCGGGACTGGCGACGGAGACGATGAAGGCGACGGCGACGGCGACGCCGGCCTCGACACCGTCGACGGCCGCCCCGCCCACCGCATCGACGCGACCCCCGAGACCGCCGAAATCGAGCGATCGATCGACCTGCTCGTCGGCGAGACGATCTACCGGATCCCGCTCGAGGAGACGCCGGTCGAGGACCTCGAGGACGTGACCGTCTCGCGGGCGATCTGGATCGACGACGAGCACCGCTACCCGGTCAAGGAGTGTAACGCGGTCCGGAACGCCGACGGCGAGGTGCTCCACCGGGTGACCGTCACCTACGAGGATCTCGCGATCGACGCGGGCCTCGCGCCGGGAACCTTCTCGTACGAGCCGCCGGCCGACGCCGAGGTCGTCGAGATCGGTACCGAGCCGGAGGGCGTCTTCGACTCGGTCGCCGCCGCCGAGGCGGCCGCACCGTACGACCTTCCCGACCCCGACGTCCCCGATCCGTACGCGCTGGACCGCGTGACGGTCGTGGACAAGGGCGAGGAGTTCGGCACGACGACGACGCTGTGGTACGTCGACCCCGACCGCACCGAGCGGGACCTGTTCCTCGCGGTCCGGGAGCAGCGGCGGTTCGACGCGGACGTCCTCGAGGAGACGGACCTCGAGTTCGAGGGCAACCCCGTCTACCGGCGCGACGGACGCATCGAGAGCCTCTTCTGGGACTGTGGCGACCTGAACTACGAGCTCTCGATCCCCGCGGGGCCCGAGATGGAAGAAGACTCGCTGTCGGAGATCGCGCCGTCGGTCGGCTGCTCGTAG
- a CDS encoding MFS transporter, protein MSEESTLEQGIREHLGQFSLHVLLVFATGLTIGSERTVVPVLGEDVLGVESFLVIGSFVVSFGFVKALLNLYAGKWGEEYGRKPVLVLGWITALPIPVILIFAPSWSWITVGNVLLGINQALTWSMAINAKIDLAGPDQRGLAVGIDEAFGYTGVAAGAWLTGVIAGRTSLRPEPFYFLAAVVVLAFLISVFLIKETVQLAQLEGDDDHHDANLPFDEVLKRATYGDRTLFAAAQAGHVENFVDTLFWIAVPLYLTSQGLAIEAVGVVVGVHSAMYFLQIGTGGLADRIGRRPPVVAGMFLAGAGVLGMVFVEGYLAWALLSGASGLGMALLYPNLMTVPSDAAHPTWRSAGMGVYRMWRDAGYGVGAILIGLSMEFVSAEAAFYMTAFLMFLSGGIVYVWMEETHPEFGTHEPPAPATEPAGGTASDD, encoded by the coding sequence ATGAGCGAGGAATCAACCCTCGAGCAGGGCATTCGCGAACACCTCGGCCAGTTCTCGCTGCACGTCCTGCTGGTGTTCGCGACCGGCCTGACGATCGGTTCGGAACGAACGGTCGTCCCCGTTTTGGGCGAGGACGTCCTCGGCGTCGAGTCGTTCCTCGTCATCGGCTCGTTCGTCGTCTCCTTCGGCTTCGTCAAGGCGCTGCTCAACCTCTACGCCGGCAAGTGGGGCGAGGAGTACGGCCGCAAGCCGGTGCTCGTGCTCGGCTGGATCACCGCACTCCCGATCCCGGTGATCCTCATCTTCGCGCCCTCCTGGTCGTGGATCACCGTCGGGAACGTCCTGCTCGGGATCAACCAGGCGCTGACCTGGAGCATGGCGATCAATGCGAAGATCGACCTCGCAGGCCCCGACCAGCGCGGCCTCGCGGTCGGCATCGACGAGGCGTTCGGCTACACCGGCGTCGCCGCGGGCGCGTGGCTCACGGGCGTCATCGCCGGGCGGACGAGCCTCCGTCCGGAGCCGTTCTACTTCCTCGCGGCCGTCGTAGTGCTTGCGTTCCTGATCTCGGTCTTCCTCATCAAGGAGACGGTACAACTCGCCCAACTCGAGGGCGACGACGACCACCACGACGCGAACCTCCCGTTCGACGAGGTGCTCAAGCGGGCGACCTACGGCGACAGGACGCTGTTCGCGGCCGCGCAGGCGGGCCACGTCGAGAACTTCGTGGACACGCTGTTCTGGATCGCAGTGCCGCTGTACCTGACGAGTCAGGGGCTCGCGATCGAGGCGGTCGGCGTCGTCGTCGGCGTCCACAGCGCGATGTACTTCCTCCAGATCGGAACCGGGGGGCTCGCGGACCGTATCGGTCGCCGTCCCCCGGTCGTCGCGGGCATGTTCCTCGCCGGGGCGGGCGTCCTCGGAATGGTGTTCGTCGAGGGGTATCTCGCGTGGGCGCTACTCTCCGGGGCGTCCGGCCTCGGTATGGCGCTGCTGTATCCGAACCTGATGACCGTGCCCAGCGACGCCGCTCACCCCACCTGGCGGTCGGCGGGCATGGGCGTCTACCGGATGTGGCGCGACGCCGGCTACGGCGTCGGCGCGATCCTGATCGGCCTCTCGATGGAGTTCGTCAGCGCAGAGGCCGCGTTCTACATGACCGCGTTCCTGATGTTCCTCTCCGGCGGTATCGTGTACGTCTGGATGGAGGAGACCCACCCCGAGTTCGGGACCCACGAACCGCCCGCGCCGGCCACGGAACCGGCGGGCGGCACGGCGTCCGACGACTGA
- a CDS encoding MBL fold metallo-hydrolase codes for MTDVSPDELAERLYDDEREDVLVLDVRHEAEYEEWHVPYSVNVDVYDELVDDREAAEEQLAGLPDDREIVTVCAAGVVSRTATELLQEMGYDAATLTDGMNGWSRVHRHAPVTTELEGTLVQVARPGKGCLSHVLLSDGEAAVFDPSHYLEEYEAILAERGADLVGVFDTHAHADHVSGGRTLADRHDVPYFLHPRDALEIDATPIEDGETLEVGSVALEAIHTPGHSEGSVSFDVGGEALLTGDTLFHDSVGRVELGVEAGLEDADVEGNAATLYESLQRLLDRPDGTVVLPAHDPGSPDPPVAATLGEVEARNEDLDRDREAFVERLASDVPDHPPNFERVKRTNVGREDVPEEELSDLELGPNRCAAE; via the coding sequence ATGACCGACGTCTCACCGGACGAACTCGCTGAGCGGTTGTACGACGACGAACGCGAGGACGTCCTCGTCCTCGACGTTCGCCACGAAGCGGAGTACGAGGAGTGGCACGTTCCGTACAGCGTCAACGTCGACGTCTACGACGAACTGGTCGACGACCGGGAAGCCGCCGAAGAGCAACTCGCGGGACTGCCCGACGATCGAGAGATCGTCACCGTCTGTGCCGCGGGCGTCGTCTCGCGGACGGCGACGGAACTCCTGCAGGAGATGGGCTACGACGCCGCGACGCTGACCGACGGGATGAACGGCTGGAGCCGCGTCCACCGGCACGCACCCGTCACGACCGAGCTCGAGGGCACGCTCGTCCAGGTCGCTCGCCCCGGGAAGGGGTGTCTCTCCCACGTCCTGCTCTCGGACGGCGAGGCCGCCGTCTTCGACCCCTCGCACTACCTCGAGGAGTACGAGGCGATCCTCGCGGAACGCGGCGCCGACCTCGTCGGCGTCTTCGACACGCACGCCCACGCCGACCACGTCTCCGGCGGGCGGACCCTCGCCGACCGCCACGACGTCCCGTACTTCCTCCACCCGAGGGACGCCCTCGAGATCGACGCCACCCCGATCGAGGACGGCGAGACGCTCGAGGTCGGGTCGGTCGCGCTCGAGGCGATCCACACGCCGGGTCACAGCGAGGGGAGCGTCTCGTTCGACGTCGGCGGCGAGGCGCTCCTGACGGGCGACACGCTCTTTCACGACAGCGTCGGGCGCGTCGAACTCGGGGTCGAAGCCGGCCTCGAGGACGCAGACGTCGAGGGGAACGCCGCCACGCTCTACGAGAGCCTGCAGCGCCTGCTGGATCGCCCGGACGGGACGGTCGTCCTTCCGGCGCACGATCCCGGCTCGCCCGATCCGCCGGTGGCCGCCACGCTCGGCGAGGTCGAGGCACGGAACGAAGATCTCGATCGCGACCGCGAGGCGTTCGTCGAGCGGCTCGCGTCGGACGTCCCGGACCACCCGCCGAACTTCGAGCGCGTCAAGCGCACGAACGTCGGCCGGGAGGACGTCCCCGAGGAGGAACTGTCCGACCTGGAACTGGGCCCCAACCGCTGTGCAGCCGAGTAA
- the aroA gene encoding 3-phosphoshikimate 1-carboxyvinyltransferase: MNVTISPSRVRGTVRAPPSKSYTHRAILAAGYADGATVRDALWSADTRATAGAVDRFGGDVERLEAESDGGTAALEIDGFAGRPGVPADVIDCGNSGTTMRLVTAAAALADGTSVLTGDESLRSRPQGPLLEALADLGAEAESTRGNGQAPLVVTGPLAGGEVSIPGDVSSQYITALLMAGAVTDEGIEIDLETELKSAPYVDITLEVLEAFGVDARRTEDGFAVDGGQTYSPAGSEYAVPGDFSSISYPLAAGAIAGDEGLRIEGAHPSAQGDTAIVEIVDRMGADVTWDREEGAIEVAAAPLEGIEVSVEDTPDLLPTIATLGAVADGDTTIANAEHVRYKETDRVSAMAEELGKLGVETTEEQDSLTVHGGESALEGATVEGRDDHRVIMALALAGLVAEGETTIRGADHVDVSFPGFFDVLEGAGVDLESDLDRR; encoded by the coding sequence ATGAACGTCACCATCTCGCCCTCGCGCGTTCGAGGAACGGTCAGGGCACCGCCGTCGAAGAGCTACACCCACCGGGCGATCCTCGCCGCCGGCTACGCCGACGGCGCGACCGTACGGGACGCGCTCTGGAGCGCCGACACGCGTGCCACGGCCGGTGCCGTCGACCGCTTCGGCGGGGACGTCGAGCGACTCGAGGCGGAAAGCGACGGCGGTACGGCCGCCCTCGAGATCGACGGCTTCGCCGGCCGCCCGGGCGTGCCCGCCGACGTCATCGACTGCGGAAACAGCGGGACGACGATGCGGCTGGTGACCGCGGCCGCCGCGCTCGCCGACGGAACCTCGGTGCTCACGGGCGACGAGTCGCTGCGCTCGCGGCCGCAGGGGCCGCTGCTCGAAGCCCTCGCCGACCTCGGAGCGGAGGCCGAGAGCACTCGCGGAAACGGGCAGGCCCCGCTGGTGGTCACGGGACCGCTGGCGGGCGGCGAGGTGTCGATCCCCGGCGACGTCTCCTCACAGTACATCACGGCGCTGCTGATGGCCGGCGCGGTGACCGACGAGGGGATCGAGATCGACCTCGAGACGGAACTCAAGTCCGCGCCCTACGTCGACATCACGCTCGAGGTGCTCGAGGCGTTCGGCGTCGACGCGCGCCGTACCGAGGACGGGTTCGCCGTCGACGGTGGCCAGACCTACTCGCCCGCGGGCAGCGAGTACGCCGTTCCGGGTGACTTCTCGTCGATCTCCTACCCGCTGGCGGCCGGCGCGATCGCCGGCGACGAGGGACTGCGCATCGAGGGTGCCCACCCCAGCGCCCAGGGCGACACCGCCATCGTCGAGATCGTCGACCGGATGGGGGCCGACGTGACCTGGGACCGCGAGGAGGGCGCGATCGAGGTCGCCGCCGCCCCGCTCGAGGGGATCGAGGTCTCGGTCGAGGACACGCCGGACCTGCTGCCGACGATCGCGACGCTGGGCGCGGTCGCCGACGGCGACACGACGATCGCGAATGCCGAGCACGTCCGCTACAAGGAGACCGACCGCGTGAGCGCGATGGCCGAGGAACTCGGGAAACTCGGGGTCGAGACCACCGAGGAGCAGGACTCGCTGACGGTCCACGGCGGCGAGTCGGCCCTCGAGGGCGCGACCGTCGAGGGCCGCGACGACCACCGGGTCATCATGGCCCTCGCGCTCGCGGGGCTCGTCGCGGAGGGCGAGACGACGATCCGGGGCGCGGACCACGTCGACGTCTCCTTCCCCGGGTTCTTCGACGTCCTCGAGGGAGCGGGGGTCGACCTCGAGTCCGACCTCGACCGGCGATAG
- a CDS encoding M24 family metallopeptidase, producing MTVEAAVDLSPLREHLEDAGVDAYLVDADGDDSDQRYVSGFTAPDPFQTLVTDDAIHLLVSGLEYGRATDESAADTVTRRSEYDYTELVAEHGAHEGKARTVAAFLEDHGVDSVSVPRTLPTGTADGLREQGIDVVLESEGIVEEIRAVKSEAELEAIRASQRANEAAMARAEELIAEADVADDGTLLVDGDPLTSERVKEEIEVTLLRHGCGLDDTIVACGADGADPHSRGSGPLEADQLIVIDIFPRNKETGYHADMTRTFARGEPGVEARRRYEVTRDAYEAALEAVEAGVTGAEVHDAACDVIEGAGYDTLRSDPDAETGFIHSTGHGVGLDVHEQPSVSPVGDELEVGHVISIEPGIYDPEVGGVRIEDLVVVTEDGYENLTDYHLF from the coding sequence ATGACAGTCGAAGCAGCCGTCGACCTCTCCCCGCTCAGGGAGCACCTCGAGGACGCCGGCGTCGACGCCTATCTCGTCGACGCCGACGGCGACGACTCCGACCAGCGGTACGTTTCCGGCTTCACCGCGCCCGACCCGTTCCAGACGCTCGTCACCGACGACGCGATCCACCTGCTCGTCTCCGGACTGGAGTACGGCCGCGCAACGGACGAGTCGGCCGCCGACACCGTCACACGGCGGTCCGAGTACGACTACACCGAACTCGTGGCCGAACACGGCGCACACGAGGGGAAGGCTCGAACCGTCGCCGCCTTCCTCGAGGACCACGGCGTCGACTCGGTCTCGGTCCCGCGAACCCTCCCGACGGGGACCGCGGACGGCCTCCGCGAGCAGGGGATCGACGTGGTCCTCGAGTCCGAGGGGATCGTCGAGGAGATCCGGGCGGTCAAAAGCGAGGCGGAACTCGAGGCGATCCGAGCGAGCCAGCGGGCCAACGAGGCCGCGATGGCCCGCGCCGAGGAACTGATCGCCGAGGCCGACGTGGCCGACGACGGGACACTCCTCGTCGACGGGGATCCGCTCACCAGCGAGCGCGTCAAAGAGGAGATCGAGGTCACACTGTTGCGCCACGGCTGCGGACTCGACGACACCATCGTCGCCTGTGGGGCAGACGGCGCGGACCCGCACAGCCGCGGTAGCGGACCGCTCGAGGCCGATCAACTGATCGTGATCGACATCTTCCCCCGGAACAAGGAAACGGGCTACCACGCCGACATGACCCGCACGTTCGCCCGCGGTGAGCCTGGCGTCGAGGCTCGCCGGCGGTACGAGGTCACCCGCGACGCCTACGAGGCCGCCCTCGAGGCCGTCGAGGCCGGCGTCACGGGCGCCGAGGTTCACGACGCGGCCTGCGACGTGATCGAGGGGGCCGGCTACGACACGCTTCGCAGCGACCCCGACGCCGAGACGGGCTTTATCCACAGCACCGGACACGGCGTCGGCCTGGACGTCCACGAGCAGCCGAGCGTCTCCCCCGTCGGCGACGAACTCGAGGTCGGACACGTGATCTCGATCGAACCCGGCATCTACGACCCCGAGGTCGGCGGCGTCCGTATCGAGGACCTGGTGGTCGTCACCGAGGACGGGTACGAGAACCTGACCGACTACCATCTGTTCTAG
- a CDS encoding helix-turn-helix domain-containing protein → MSLYEASFRVKHECPYREISERHPDLTIREWYLSDCQVLEITSSETPTDELLEEIDALGTVLHESVDDSGLHVVTQACLCSLEESIIDRFEEYNCLYQPPTIHRHGWEHYTVIAFDEGDVRALLRDLEADRDIDVLSKTAVAEQTIPHSMLAPVDQLFEDLTERQLAALRLALESGYYEQPRKTSLRELAERTSVARSTYEEHLRKAENKLLTNAGEFLRLVTATTAGDPLQVEGAARSEGRAD, encoded by the coding sequence ATGAGCCTGTACGAGGCCTCGTTCCGCGTGAAACACGAGTGTCCCTACCGGGAGATTTCGGAACGCCACCCGGACCTCACGATACGCGAGTGGTACCTGAGCGACTGCCAGGTGCTCGAGATCACGTCCTCGGAGACGCCGACCGACGAGTTGCTCGAGGAGATCGACGCCCTCGGGACGGTCCTCCACGAGTCGGTCGACGACTCGGGGTTGCACGTCGTCACACAGGCGTGTCTCTGCTCGCTCGAGGAGTCGATCATCGACCGGTTCGAGGAGTACAACTGCCTGTACCAGCCGCCGACGATCCACCGCCACGGCTGGGAACACTACACGGTGATCGCCTTCGACGAGGGGGACGTGCGGGCCCTGCTCCGCGATCTCGAGGCGGACCGGGACATCGACGTCCTCTCGAAGACCGCCGTCGCGGAACAGACGATTCCACACAGCATGCTGGCCCCCGTCGACCAGCTCTTCGAGGATCTCACGGAGCGACAGCTGGCGGCGCTCCGGCTGGCCCTCGAGAGCGGGTACTACGAGCAGCCCCGGAAGACGTCGCTGCGCGAGTTAGCCGAGCGGACGTCGGTGGCCCGATCGACCTACGAGGAGCACCTCCGGAAGGCGGAGAACAAGCTGCTGACGAACGCGGGGGAATTCCTCCGGCTCGTGACCGCGACGACGGCCGGCGATCCGCTGCAGGTCGAGGGGGCGGCGCGGTCCGAGGGTCGGGCCGACTGA